The following proteins come from a genomic window of Geomonas sp. RF6:
- a CDS encoding response regulator, with amino-acid sequence MSGKILIVEDEEKLAALLRDYLKQAGFESQWIGDGLQVVPHVKGEMPDLMLLDLMLPGRNGLDICKEIRTFSNLPIIMITARVEEIDRLLGLELGADDYICKPFSPREVVARVKTVLRRATEQPPVAAKELMLDPDRYRAVLHGQELDLTAVEFKLLHFLYSNPGRIYSRTQLMDRIYSDQRIVSDRTIDSHIKKLRKKIAQAAPDEELIHSIYGVGYKYEVE; translated from the coding sequence ATGAGCGGGAAGATTCTCATAGTAGAGGACGAAGAGAAACTTGCAGCACTTCTGAGGGATTACCTGAAGCAGGCGGGGTTCGAGTCGCAGTGGATAGGGGATGGTCTGCAGGTAGTGCCGCACGTAAAGGGAGAGATGCCGGATCTCATGCTCCTCGACCTGATGCTCCCCGGCCGCAACGGCCTCGACATCTGCAAGGAGATCCGCACCTTTTCCAACCTGCCGATAATCATGATAACGGCCAGGGTGGAAGAGATCGACCGGCTCCTCGGGCTGGAGCTTGGCGCCGACGACTACATCTGCAAGCCCTTCAGCCCCCGCGAGGTCGTGGCCCGCGTCAAGACGGTGCTGCGCAGAGCAACAGAGCAGCCGCCGGTTGCGGCAAAGGAGCTCATGCTCGATCCGGACCGGTACCGCGCGGTGCTGCACGGCCAGGAGCTCGACCTGACCGCGGTGGAATTCAAGCTGCTCCACTTTCTCTATTCCAATCCGGGGCGCATCTACTCACGCACGCAGCTAATGGACAGGATCTACTCGGACCAGCGGATAGTGAGCGACCGCACCATCGACAGCCACATCAAGAAGCTGCGGAAAAAAATTGCGCAGGCGGCGCCCGACGAGGAGCTTATTCACTCTATATATGGGGTGGGATATAAGTACGAGGTGGAATAG
- a CDS encoding discoidin domain-containing protein, which produces MRKTIIAPEIQGVLPTGEGWLDLEMLAQAELTSESPSHRLEGALRDGGTGWRAAEPGEQTVRLLFERPLRMTRILLAFREDERERTQEFLLRWSADNSTYHDIVRQQYNFSLPNSTEEVEEYTVDLSGVVALELKIVPDMSGGSARASIAKLKIAGST; this is translated from the coding sequence ATGCGTAAAACGATCATTGCGCCGGAGATACAGGGTGTGCTGCCGACAGGAGAGGGTTGGCTCGACCTGGAGATGCTCGCCCAGGCAGAACTTACCTCGGAGTCTCCGTCACATCGCCTGGAAGGGGCGCTGCGTGACGGAGGGACCGGGTGGCGGGCTGCAGAGCCGGGGGAGCAGACGGTCCGGCTTCTATTCGAGCGGCCGCTGCGTATGACCCGCATCCTTCTCGCCTTTCGCGAGGATGAGCGGGAGCGGACCCAGGAGTTTTTGCTGCGCTGGTCCGCCGACAACAGTACCTATCACGACATCGTGCGGCAGCAGTACAACTTCAGCCTGCCCAACAGCACGGAAGAGGTCGAGGAGTACACCGTCGACCTTTCGGGGGTGGTGGCGCTCGAATTAAAGATCGTCCCTGACATGAGCGGAGGGAGCGCCCGCGCCAGTATTGCCAAACTGAAGATCGCCGGAAGCACGTGA
- a CDS encoding cytochrome c3 family protein — translation MMVGGLAFSLLSGAVELKAFQLPYGMSKSGETCAFTLQMDKVSFRQRYMQKIAEVQSGKVTTELSAVEEMYSNVQEASLFSFDEESPSAKELSNRIGVDPLSIDCLGCHDGSGASNITINLKNDPMKRVHKGLRDNSADHPIGMDYAMYAARAEDYKPIFGRSKMILVNGKVGCLTCHDPFNKEKGHLVMSDRGSALCLTCHNK, via the coding sequence ATGATGGTGGGAGGCCTCGCCTTCAGCCTTCTCTCCGGAGCGGTGGAATTGAAGGCTTTCCAGCTCCCTTACGGCATGTCCAAGAGCGGCGAAACGTGCGCGTTCACGCTGCAGATGGACAAGGTTTCCTTCCGTCAGCGTTACATGCAAAAGATCGCCGAGGTGCAGAGCGGGAAGGTGACCACGGAGCTCAGCGCGGTCGAGGAGATGTACAGCAACGTGCAGGAAGCTTCTCTCTTCTCCTTCGACGAGGAGAGCCCGAGCGCGAAGGAGCTGTCGAACCGCATCGGCGTCGATCCCTTAAGCATCGACTGCCTGGGGTGCCATGACGGCTCCGGCGCCAGCAACATCACCATCAACCTGAAGAACGACCCCATGAAGCGGGTACACAAGGGGCTTCGGGATAACAGTGCGGATCACCCCATCGGGATGGATTACGCAATGTACGCAGCACGTGCCGAGGACTACAAGCCGATTTTCGGCAGGTCGAAGATGATTCTCGTCAACGGGAAGGTAGGGTGCCTTACCTGCCATGACCCCTTCAACAAGGAGAAGGGGCACCTGGTGATGAGCGACAGGGGAAGCGCCCTGTGTCTGACCTGCCACAACAAGTAG